The nucleotide sequence TCATATTGTCCATCATTGTATGAGTGATGTTTTTTTCCAATCTGTACCTATAAAAGATTGAACTTTTACTTAGTATCAGAAAAAACCTTACATGCGAAAATTaacttttaaaataattcatttaaTCACGATTAACTTGCCTACGTGCACAATCTTCTACCAGACTAGGAGTTAGTTTCTTCACAGCTAAAAAATCTTTCAAATATTTTGTTTGTCCACTCAATATACAATGATTATATATCAGACAAGCCCAATCCACATGGTGATTGTAAGCTTGTATAACAATAAGAGCTTGAGAGAAATTTAAAGTGTGACACAATATTCTTTCAACATCTTCAGACTTTAAATTAAGTATGGAGATTACTTGTTGATTATTAGATACTGTATTAAGAAGTGATAGTTGAAGACCAACCAATTGTGTCTGATCAGAACATTGACCAGCAAGATTTAGTTCATTAGCCTTAGtaaatacatatttttaattaGTAAATATGAGGAACTATTATTTGTTAGTTAGAATGTGATTTACCTGCAAATAGTATTGTGTTGCATGAGTAAAATTATTTATGGCTAATTGCAACTGTTTCTGAACATTCTCAGATTTATAAAATTTCGTTTCACGTTGAGTAGTAAAATGTAGTTTTCCAGGAACTTTTATTGCATCTGATATTAATGTTTTAAGTACATCCTTTGCTTCATTTTCCCACATAAATGCCATTTCATGATACAATTGAAAATGTAATGCTACTAAAGTAAAAAGATCCCTGTTTTCAGGGCAATGGTGTTTTAAAAATTCCAGTAATGCCATTTTTAAACCCATCACCTGTAACATCCATTGTGTATTATACATATCGGGACATACGTATTTTTTTAGAAATAGTAAGTGCTCAAAGAAACCTTATCTAATCCTTGTCCAAGCAAATATTCGAACtgatcattattttttaatatgtgaAATATGTAATTCATTTCGGTAAAACGACCGACACCTGTTACAAGTCGAACCTAGAATATTGTAATAAATgagtatacagggcgttcggtcacacctggaaaaaattttaatgggagattctaaaagttaaaataagacgaaaatcaaggatactaatttgttgatggagatttcgttaaaaagttaaaaagttccgcccgtactgaatttttttctcgaaagtgggtaggatttcggaagtatttgtattcaccaaaaatgattctaattgacctccgcaaccgaaaataatttttccataaatgatttgaaattttttaatttaatttttgaataactttttaacgaagcctcaatcaacaaactagtatccttgattttcgtcttattttggcctctagaatttcccattaaaatttttctcaggggtggccgaacaccctgtataaagatgATTTTATTTAGTATTTTATTAAATGTCATACCAATAACGCCCACAgcttatgattttgcaaaaCATTTGCAAGATTTTGACATTTACGTAGAATTGACGCTATACCCTCCATATTACAAGAAGTTGTAAAACAATCGTGTGAGCGAATTAATAATTCTACGATTGTTTTTAAAGTTGACACTGACAATAAAAAAACATTAAGTGACAAATTGAAATATGGGAATGCAATAACAATAATGTTTTATTGTAATACCGGTTTTGTTTTCACCGTGAGATTGTCCAAGTAAGTTATTTGCTGTTTTTAACAGCTGCCATCCAAGAAGCGAAATATCATTGCATAATTCCATAATTATTCGGAAATTCGTATTTAAAGAATATCCCCACAAAGAAATATTATTATCGTATCCGCCTGTAAAAAATGAAAACATATAATAATCTTGTACTGGCCCCACAACTACATCGTTGTTTACCTTCTATGGCGAGTGTAACATTTATTGTAATATTTTCAGTCAAAAATGTTGCAACACTATCATTGTTTACTTTATACGCAATAATTATATCATtcaaaatttcgcatttatTATCGACATTACTTTCCGCGATTTCTTGTAAAAATTGAAAAGGATCGTTCAACATTAATAAGAAATGGTAACTTTTTCCTAATTGTACTGccaatttataacataatactaTTCTCAAACATATGTCTGCTCCATGTTTCAAGGTTTTGTGTAATTTTTGCAATATTGATAAACATTCCATTTGAACTTTGTGTACATTTTCGTCTTTCATTTTATATGTTTCATTTATGTTGTTTGAAGTGAttactaaaattaaaaatttactatAAGTAAACGACATTTAATAATgtattacaaaaaaaatataaaagaaatcaTTACATGAAGTCGACGACGAGAATCTTTGCAACCCGCGATTTTTAAAGGCACCGTACATTGGTTGTTTGCTATCATTTACTTcttttaaaagaattttttcttcAGAAGCTAATTCACTCGGTATAATTTCACCTTCTGCCAAGCTCAAACATAACATTAGAATTTGTAAATCCTATATgcaagaaaatattttaaacattattGGTACACGCATCTGTTAATGATTAGTCAAACTTACCTTATGTTTGTAATTAAAAATGGTTCTAATTCTCAATGCTATATCCAATTTACCTAAAtcaattaatttattaatcAAATTTTCAGCTGCATTCTTTTCATATGAATAATTTAATGTACAGCTAAATTTCACTGTATTTAATTCTGATAATAAttctgtttttaatttattaaaaatataaggtCCACTATTTAACTGTACATTTTCCGGACCAGCTAATATACACGATTTCCACATtgccacttctattttgttaataatctccTGTTCTGTTTCCACATTTTTTAGTATTTCAAAAACTAAGTGTAATATTTCATATCTGTAACAGCATATATTCGTTgttcattatttatttaaagCTAGGGGTTTTATTTCAAAGAACGTATACCTTTCTTTATGAGAAATAACCTTTTCAGCATGTTCAATAAAAAATTCTACAGTTTTTTCGCATGAAACATTGTATTTCTTAAAATTCAGCGCACACTCGTtccaaaattcatttttaattttatcattttgctgcatataatatttaaattgatttcgatactataaatattatttacatatTAATGGAGAATAGACATAAAAGGGGAGAAAAATCAACTTATATTAACACAGTACCTGAGCTAAAATAATGTCAGATGAATTTAAGCCTGCTACATTTGATAATTCTAATGCACTGTTATAATTTTTAACTTTTAATAAATCATCAATACATCTCTGAATTTCTAGATCAAAATTATATACATTATTTGACATTGTAATAGCTGTGAAGTTTAATGTAACTGTAGTTTCTTGAAGAATCTTTATAATTTGTAAAAGATGTTGAAAATTTGGGACGTAAACTGTAATGTAgaacaaaattgtttaaaatttaatgttttctaCCATAACAAATTAATGTTAGTAAAACATTAATATATACAGGATCATCATACCTGGAAAATCTTCGTAAAAATTACATGTTATTAAAGTTTCAAGAAATTTTATTTGTGAATGCGTACTCCTTAGGCCATAAGCAAGTGTTGCAATAATACATTTAATAGCAACAATTGCAACCCAATATAAATTTTCCATGTACGTGTTGTCCGAACAATCCCAATCCATAACTTTCTAAAAAGATAAACTAGTTTGTTATTGTACAGGATGATTGTCCCGCTAGTAGACTTGAAAAGAACGTCGCCGCCTAAACAGCGTGGCAATAATCCCGAGTATGTTTACAGTCGTGTCTCTGCCTGCTTTTTTTCTTAAACATAGTTGTCTCCGTCATAATAGTTACATATTATATTGTTGATATTGATCTCTTACACAATCTCATACACGGGATTATCTTCGCGATGCTTACGCGATAGTATTTTTCTTGTGTCTACCAGCGGTAAAATTACCCTGTACCTAAGCATCAGAGTATTAAGTATCGTCATAATATTTGAAACATACATTACGTTTGAGGTTTAAACATTGTGTATTGAATTCCAACAAATTTTTCTGACTATCTTTAAAGTCCCCATAATTTGTGCATTGTGTAAGGAATTCAAAAAATGAATTAAAAGGACACTCCTACAATTTAATAATATGGATGAAATCTTTTATAGTGTCAATATGCATAAAATTTACTTACAGGCATGAAAATTTTATAAGCTTTATTGAGGATACCAATATAACCACATATCACCATTCTATCTAACAAGTTTAAGACTTGATTAGCTGTCCATATTTGTTGTTCTAAACATTCTTTGTAATCAGAAGTGATATTTTTATCTGAAGCAGATATTACCATCCATGAATAAGCATATGCTGCTATTGCAGATGGCTAGAATAGTTTTTGTCATTGATATTAGCAtactaaaaatattaaagaaaatacatAAATCCTATATAGAAATTATTGATGCAATTATACCTCATAACAAGTTGCTAAAACCGCGAGAAAAGGTCTCGATGTAAGCTGGGAGGCATTGATTAGTGCACCAGGTGGATCTGGACTTTGATGACATTTTAGAATAATTAACCATAAATCATCATTCAGAGAACAAATACTGTCATTTATGGGATATTCATATATACTACAAGAATCAATGCTCCCTGAATCTGTTGATGTATGTGAGCCAGAAGTAGGAAATTCCTGATTCATAATAATGTATTGCAATATTTTACCATGTTTAAAACGTGCAATGTTTTAAAAAGCATGTAACTTACACTTTGATTAACTCCAATCTTGTAATATAATGATTGTCTAACATCGCGTGATTTTATTTTTTGATCACCATGTATAACTGATTGTGATTTTAGAAATTGTGTATTATTTAAACAAGTTAGCAAGTGATCTCTTATAATTGCATCTTCAAAatgtttagtattttttaatacCTTCAATAATTATAACagtatataattttaatttgtacTTGGGTCCTTCCGATTTTAATATGCAAGTTATTTAAAGATCaaattattacctgatccaaggGATATGAAAAAATTTGACAAACTAGGATAAATTCAAACCAGTGATTTTGCTTtgctaaaaattttaatagactgGTTGGCAAAAAATAATTGTGTATCTTTGCAAATCGCACAATAACGTCCCACGTTTTCAGTACgtttataaattgtttactaTCCTCAATTAAATgttcattcaaatttttttggAAACTATTTTCGAGATAAGACATTAAAGTCTTTATATCATTCACATCTTTGTATATTACATTTTCTAACAAATGTCctacaaattaaaaaatataatatattgcGCAAAATTTTCGAGTTTTACATTTATTAAAGAAAACGAAAAAATAATACCAATAGGAACATTTGTCTCTTTTTGCACATAGTTTGCCGCCGTTATATGAAGTTTTAATATATCTGAATTAATATCTAACATTTCAATGAAAGAAACGCAACTACAAAGTATTTCCGGTTTATCTAAATTTCGTAGGGCAAGAATGTGTGCATAAAAACCTGCTTTACGTTTTCTGAAATCAATATGTTATaggtacaaaataaaaaatattgagtacTAAAAGTACACATTGTACCATAGTTCTCTTTACCTTCTTGAAGATACACTTTTAACTAATTTTCTTTGGGAATGCTTCAAGCTTAATATAGCCATATTTGGACGAGCTTCTTTCAAGTAATATTCATATGTTAGTGCTTCGGTATGtccatattttttaataagagTTTCGTCAGAAAAGTGAGGCATTTCTTCGTTATTAAGCCGCCACTTAAACAATTgctttacatttaaatttttgTAGCCATCCAATAATTGATATATTGTAACCTCTTTCTTTGgtttattttctataatattttGAAGAATTGGAACATGTCTTAATGTATTTTGAAGAACTTCGTTCGAAATGCTATAAGCGCCCAATTGTAAATCATCTTCACTCGTGAATAtgctttttaatatattttcgttTTTATTATTTGCTATATTTTCCTtcgataaataagaaaatattaatactaaaactactaaataattttgttttaaaaattcatttatatCGTCGGAAAGATAATTAATTGTTTTGAAAATTCCTTCTATTAATATATCTTCAACATGCTCTTGACTTTCACACATCTGTTTTAATATATCAAATAACTCCAAAAGTCTAAATTCATCTTCTTGTGTGTGTTCTTCAGTTAAGCAATGTGCAAGGCACAGTTCCTTATcgataatttgaaaaaaatcaGTTTTATTAATATTGCATGTTTTATGTAACAGTATTGTGTTAAATTCTGATAGCGTTATTGCACTACCGAAGATGCGCGCTAATATTAACTTTATATCCTGTTTTTCTCTCTGTACAAATATTCCATACCTGATACATTTATATTGTGAATTGTATTAAACAAATATGTGTACACCATACTTTTATTACATATATCAGTGAACTGTGAATGAAGACATACCTACATAgatgatttttaattaaatctttcacAAGATTACTAGCATTTGAAGAATCAATGGCATCAATCATGTCTGGTATAATATCCATGGTAGTAAAcaagaatttatatttttcataaatgtCATTTGACTCCCTTATAGCATTTTCATTATAGTAAATATCTATCCAAAACTTTATCATTTCAATTTCATTAGTTGATAGCAAATAATCCCATAGCACGATATTAGTTATATTTTTTAAGAGATTCTGTTCAgttatagaaaaatataattctgtgcataatgcttgctttatATTTTCAGGTAATTTTACAATATCTGTTATACGGACAGAAGAGCTTAAACCATCATTTAtcctaaaaaaaattatgcttATTAATTTTGGATTTTACCAAAACTAACCATAATTGAATAATTATACCCAAAGAAACTTACATGTATTTTTGTTCATATTGTATAATATTCTTTAATATGTTCCATGAATCTATGTGTTCATTTTCAAAACGTGCAATGCTTATTAGATATTCTGATAAATAATTCCTTAACATGGATTCCTTGCAGTTCATACATACTTGAAATATATATTCCACTGGATTTCTTTCctataaaaaaattcatataAGTTGCAATAATAACAGGTATTATAcattaatgattttaatttaatgTACCATATTTTGTAGAACATGAGAAGCCCTGAAAATTTGGTGTTTATTCAAAAGTTCAGTAATCCAAATTTCCACTTCTTTATTGAAATAATGTTGAGCATCATTAATAGAGCAATTTCGTCTATAAGCTAAACACTTGTATGCAAGAGGGATATGTGTGCCTTTTGCAGATGCTTCCCTGACAAGTTCTCTGTCTCCCAATGAACGCCAACCAGACCAAATTACTGCAGGCTCTCCAGTTAAATATTCAAGTGGAATGCCTCCCACCATTGTTCTTTCTGCCATTTTAGCAATAGCTCTTTACAACATAATCAAATATTCTTCTAAACAActacaaaatattaacattgaatttatattttccACAAGCAGGAAGATCATTTAAATGACATTAATCATTTCACCTACTGTAGTATATTACATAGTTGAATACATTTTTTTATGCTGTTTTATTGCATAACAAAATTTgaacaaataataatttatgaCACCAATGGAGAAAAATCTCATACCTTGTATTGTAAACATAAGCAATGTGTACGTATACACGCATAAAAGCGCAGTAGCTAACTATTGACTATTGCAAATAATTTTGCTAGTGAGTAATAATGATGTCAAAAATTTTGGTATACGTGTTTTTAGggaatttcattttattactAGTGCAGTGAAATAGTTGCAGCTTTCCACGAACGATGGAACCAGTTGTAAAAGAAATATAGGGATTTATTTAGGTCATGAAACAAAAATGTCCACAGGTGAAGTCCCTCACTTAGTTTCTTGAGCTCCACTAAAGATGTTAGATGACACAAGATGTTTTACACGAActgatttctttattttttattctacaACTAACTGTTAAGATAACGGAGTAATGAATTAATTACTACACAACGGCTGTTCGAAGAAAACTTAAGTATGCCAATGAGGTTTTAAGTATCTGCAAAGATATCTTTATTTTAATCTTCGATTAAATTGAAGTAATTACGATATTTATACAGGGTCAAAATAAAAGAAAGAGATTTCGGGCTTATGCTTGTACGATCTCTTTTCATTATTAGGAAGAGTAGAATATTCTACCACGGTGGGTGCAAATATTTTAGTCTCACCCTGTGTACTATAAATGAAACAGTTATAAGGGTTTACCTTTCCAAAAGTAGACAAGTTTAAATCAGCTACCATACCGGCACTAATTTTTGCCGGATTATTCGACGTGGCGATTATCAGTATGAGACCACGTATCGTTTTATTGGGCAAGTAGTACCAATCAATCATAAAACACGATATTCCAACGTTACTAGTCTATAGTATATGAAAAAAATGACTATTTCGTGCAAAATTAAatggaaaatattattaaaaattgcacgTATAAATGCGATGCAACGAAAATAGTACCTTATCCATCAGGAGTTCACCGATGTAgcatagtataaatatattaaaggtCAGAGATATTAGTAACATACTGTAGGTTGTTACGCCAATCGTATTACCCTGTTCCCAATCCTATCGTAAATGGTTAACATTGCGTGAGCTGTTTAAAGGTTGGGCGCGTTGAATAAAAACAGGATACGGCACTGTCCGAAAGTAAAAATTGTATGACAAACATAAACAGAGTGGAGCAGAGCGTGTGGTACAATTGGACAAAGGGTGACAAAACATGTTATTCATATTTTTCCACTTAACATCATCCATTTATGTCGTTCATTTAAGAAGTAACGATGTGCTATTATTAGGTAGATAAACTTTCGCACAGTACTGTATGTTTCGCGtgctaataaaaattgaaagaaattcCACTGTCAAAATCATGGCTGTCAACGTACCGTTATGCAGTAATATTCGAGTAGACATATCATAAAAGTGGAACCaacgaattccaataagcacacTTCTTGCAGAATTGTGTCTACCACTTCTGAAAATCTGTAACGAGTCGTAACATGAAGTATTTTTATCGTCGATGATCGATTAAACtaacgaaataaaatttaaaaaagtcgTACCTTAATGTTCTTAGATGACGTTCGATGATCTCTATGAATCGCCCGTTCGAATTGGAGTTTCGTTCGTGATCAACGAGATTATCCAATCGGGATAAAACGATGTCGATCTGTCCGCAAATGTGCGTTACGAAAAGCGCGGCTAGTCCACAAGCACCAATCGTTGTAGAATAGATAACATATCCACACATACAATGTATGATGTACACTAGTTCGTAAACCGGGCTTCTTTGTACGTCATACAAACCGCTGTAAGTGGGATAAACTAACGGCTTGATCGTGCGATTGTGTTCATCAATGAAAGTACCGATCGCGTATTGCATGAACGTGTGGTAGATAGTGCCACCGGTGTACATGAATACGAGGCAGATTATCGTCAGATTTCTACCTATTTTACCGTACTTCAGCATCAATTCGCGATCCTTGTTCAACTCCACCTGTTACATCGTTTCCAGTTTTCGTGTTTTATCAGGGGATTCGGAATGCTGTTTAAATTCAGATTAATGAAGTCAATCACCTGCTTCCAATCAATTTGCACCAATTCGATGCACTCCTTGATCTTCGGTCTACGCGCCGCGAGAGCCCAATACTTTAACAACGACGTTAAGCAGAAACTTAGCAATCCAAGTAGCTTCAATCGCATCGTCGTGTCCTTTAGGTCGTACACGATGTGTAAGCTGCACGGTATTATCGCGAAGAACAGTACCAAATTGCAGAATCCAATCGTGACATTCGGTAAAAAGCGCCTAATTCCCGTCAGAACAGCTGGCCAAATGCCAATGGACTTCAGAATCCACCTGTTGTGATTTAGAATGCGAACAATATCTTTTTCGTAATTCGGATTTCGCGGTTTGCCGGTATCGGGATTTTGAACGAGGACTTGCATAATTGTGCTCGCGTAGACGTAGTTCTAAAACGACTGTTTACCAACGACTAGTAGCATTGATTGCAAGGTCGTTTGCGCTCGTGCAAACTCTGGTCTGTGCATGCAACTCTCTGATTGCAGCTTCAAATCGATTACCACTTTTTCGAGGAGCAACAGTATGGATTTGCAATAGGGAGCTGACATTCTATAGAATTGTGCTTTGAAGCCGCAGACAATGGAATGGATCGAAGGGTGAGCATTATGCATAAGCTTACGGCAATTATTTCCAATTTCATTGTACGTTTTGTTGCCTAAGTAATGCGATGGCCTGCAAAGTTGTGAAGACTAAATCGAGTTGACAAAACTAACGAAAATAGAGGTACATATCTCGAGACCAGTCTGTGAAAAATCAGTTTCCTCCCCGAAATATTCACTGACAGTTTTTTCATTCATTTCTTtatgaattttaaatattataacaaACGTATTAAACGTAAGTACCGTTTATCTATTCTTACACTGTATCGCAGCACGTACTGTTCTCTTTGTCTAATTTTcgtcataattttttaaaaaagctTTAAACGACCTATGTTTGTATAACACTTGTTTTTCTTTATTTAGTACTGTAGAATATATTGACAAAATTTGGCCATTAAAACCTGggataccctgtatattaaacattcattttcaaaatcaaaatgtcAGTATACACAACAGGGACAAAGTATACATAACATATACAATGaatatgatttatttaatataaacttCACCAATCGATGATGAATCCGGATAACAGATATTGTCAATTCGATATTCGGCATTATATAAATCTGGGTAGACACTTTAATTCTTGTAGACAATCAATTCAGCATAAATGATGTTTCACAAGTAAGAAGAATACCGATTCTGTAAAAGGATTAATTTAATCACAAATGATTCATAGCTATAATTCTATACATATAAGAAATACATATATGTTACCATTCGGAAATTGTTCGAAGTAAATTCAAATAAACTACCGAACTTTTCATCACCTGAAATATGATGCTAAGTAGTAAATTATCTATCTCGGAAATaggtaaattatatttaaaaagtaatgTACATACAGTGCCGAAGGTATATAGAGACAATACGAATATTTTTCCGCCCGTAAGTTTTGGCGGGTAGagcgatacagcatgcacaagaaTAAGATACGAAGCTTTCTTTGGCGGTAAAGTGTACCAGTCGATCTCGTAAGAGGTTTGTCCAATTTGACTACACTGATGGAAGATTAGTACATGTTATAGCGGCAATTAATTTCAAAATGTTTAGAAACAACTTGGTCAGAAGAAAATAGAATCATTGAGATTGTTGCGTAGAATCTAGTTGTAAGTTGTGCCATATCATTTTTATACACTCTACACAGTaaaacctcgattattgcacgagAGCCTCTTTTGCTGCACGGTGTCAATAAGGATAAAGAATAGGCGTTAAGCAGCAAACAAAGTTGATAGTAGTAGCGAGGATAAGCAACGTATGGCTACTATTCGTTCGATACCGTACCTCGATTACTGTACTAATTTTCAGAattgattttttacaataatcGATGCCCTGCTGTCGGTAGAAAGGATAAATGGAACGCAATACGTTTGTAAATACCTTTTCAGACAGAAGTTCACCTATATAattgaatataaatatattaaaagtgAAGGAGAGCATCAAAACAGCGTATGTAAATATTGGTATCATATCGCTATTTGGCCATTCCTAGATAAATATCAATATCGGTAAACAAGTATCATTTAAGTAAAATTTGCTTAATATAACGTTTTACCGTCAGGCAATAGTATTCGAGCAAACATAACACTAGTGTACACTCCACGATTGTCGTCAAACATATTTCGCGCAGAGCTACTTCTACGTTCCTAGAAAAACTGAAATATTCATTCCAATCGGTTTTAACTTTTACAtacgttaaaaaatataaaaaatgtcgGTGAGCTGTATTTAATAGTGTCTGAGTATCTTACCTTAAGATCTCTGCGTGCCTTTCAATAATGTTAGCAAAATAAGTATTATCGGTACTATTTTGCTTTGTCTCCTCAACCAAGTTTTCCAAGCGTGATATCTGTATCTGTATTTGACCGCATATATGTGTTACGCATATTACGGCCAAACTGTACGAAGCCGTTGTAATGGTATACTTAAGAAAGCCCGATAAATAATGAAGGAAATGTATGATTTCGAAGGTTGGGCTAGCTTGAGTATCAAATAatttatcgtaaccaggatACGATAACGTCCTCGTTACGTTGTCTCTCTTTGGCGTGAATTTTTGAAAGAAATGCGTTAGTGCCTGATAAAATAGGCCGCCGGTGTAAATAAATATTGCACACGCGGTGATAAGAGTTCGACTGATGGTTGCGTATTTTAACATGATATTACGATCATTGGCGTTGTCCACAGCTTTCCAATCTCTCTCCACGCGAATGATACAATTAGTGAAAATTGCTCTTTTCTGGATGATATAAAAGTATTTAAGCATAGACGAGAAGATATAAAAAAGAGGACCAAACAATTTCATTATCCTGTACATATTTCTCTCTTTGCGAACCAAATGTAAAAAGGGAGGTAAAGAGGCGAACGCCAAATCGAAGAAAAATATTACTAGTAAAACGACCGAAATAATCTTTTCGTAAAACTGGGTAGTGTGGTAAACGAAAGGCCAGACGCCGAGAATTTTCCAAAACCATCGAGCTATTTGTAAAGTATAGTTTGTATCCTTTTCGTAATTAGAATTCTTCGGAATAGAGACAACTCCAAAGTTATGTGATCGATGCTGCATTTTGACTAGCCTGGTGTAACATGTAAACTCAACTGATGCGACACAAAGTATCGAGACAATGATGTCAGAACGCAAGCGCCTAAATGTAATTACATATGTGTTGCGTGCTGCACGCGAGGTCAGAGTAGCGCAGGGTTAAGAAATCGTGGATGGTCGTACGTCATTTTTTGTAGATTGTATATTCATAGAAGAGACGGGCTGATGAGGGGAGACCAAGCTTGGAATCAATGTAATACCACTGTCATCCTTCATTTCCATTATTTAAGTTTTGCGTTCCTGTCATGGGATTAATCGATAAGTAAACTTTAAGCTAGATTCCTTTTGCGTCAGTAATACATTTTCTGTTAACGTATATCAGTTTAATTATAAGTGTTAATGTTTATGATAGTTATGCGTGTGTATGTCTTCTGTGAATTCAACCAACAGTTAGAAGGTCCAGAATTGGATTAGTTCGAACATCGTATTCTTCTATTTAGTCCGTACTATGTTTCacttaaaaaattctatttctgtT is from Colletes latitarsis isolate SP2378_abdomen chromosome 4, iyColLati1, whole genome shotgun sequence and encodes:
- the Spg11 gene encoding spatacsin isoform X1, with the translated sequence MAERTMVGGIPLEYLTGEPAVIWSGWRSLGDRELVREASAKGTHIPLAYKCLAYRRNCSINDAQHYFNKEVEIWITELLNKHQIFRASHVLQNMERNPVEYIFQVCMNCKESMLRNYLSEYLISIARFENEHIDSWNILKNIIQYEQKYMINDGLSSSVRITDIVKLPENIKQALCTELYFSITEQNLLKNITNIVLWDYLLSTNEIEMIKFWIDIYYNENAIRESNDIYEKYKFLFTTMDIIPDMIDAIDSSNASNLVKDLIKNHLCRYGIFVQREKQDIKLILARIFGSAITLSEFNTILLHKTCNINKTDFFQIIDKELCLAHCLTEEHTQEDEFRLLELFDILKQMCESQEHVEDILIEGIFKTINYLSDDINEFLKQNYLVVLVLIFSYLSKENIANNKNENILKSIFTSEDDLQLGAYSISNEVLQNTLRHVPILQNIIENKPKKEVTIYQLLDGYKNLNVKQLFKWRLNNEEMPHFSDETLIKKYGHTEALTYEYYLKEARPNMAILSLKHSQRKLVKSVSSRRKRKAGFYAHILALRNLDKPEILCSCVSFIEMLDINSDILKLHITAANYVQKETNVPIGHLLENVIYKDVNDIKTLMSYLENSFQKNLNEHLIEDSKQFINVLKTWDVIVRFAKIHNYFLPTSLLKFLAKQNHWFEFILVCQIFSYPLDQVLKNTKHFEDAIIRDHLLTCLNNTQFLKSQSVIHGDQKIKSRDVRQSLYYKIGVNQSEFPTSGSHTSTDSGSIDSCSIYEYPINDSICSLNDDLWLIILKCHQSPDPPGALINASQLTSRPFLAVLATCYEPSAIAAYAYSWMVISASDKNITSDYKECLEQQIWTANQVLNLLDRMVICGYIGILNKAYKIFMPECPFNSFFEFLTQCTNYGDFKDSQKNLLEFNTQCLNLKRNKVMDWDCSDNTYMENLYWVAIVAIKCIIATLAYGLRSTHSQIKFLETLITCNFYEDFPVYVPNFQHLLQIIKILQETTVTLNFTAITMSNNVYNFDLEIQRCIDDLLKVKNYNSALELSNVAGLNSSDIILAQYRNQFKYYMQQNDKIKNEFWNECALNFKKYNVSCEKTVEFFIEHAEKVISHKERYEILHLVFEILKNVETEQEIINKIEVAMWKSCILAGPENVQLNSGPYIFNKLKTELLSELNTVKFSCTLNYSYEKNAAENLINKLIDLGKLDIALRIRTIFNYKHKDLQILMLCLSLAEGEIIPSELASEEKILLKEVNDSKQPMYGAFKNRGLQRFSSSTSLITSNNINETYKMKDENVHKVQMECLSILQKLHKTLKHGADICLRIVLCYKLAVQLGKSYHFLLMLNDPFQFLQEIAESNVDNKCEILNDIIIAYKVNNDSVATFLTENITINVTLAIEGGYDNNISLWGYSLNTNFRIIMELCNDISLLGWQLLKTANNLLGQSHGENKTVSTLKTIVELLIRSHDCFTTSCNMEGIASILRKCQNLANVLQNHKLWALLVRLVTGVGRFTEMNYIFHILKNNDQFEYLLGQGLDKVMGLKMALLEFLKHHCPENRDLFTLVALHFQLYHEMAFMWENEAKDVLKTLISDAIKVPGKLHFTTQRETKFYKSENVQKQLQLAINNFTHATQYYLQANELNLAGQCSDQTQLVGLQLSLLNTVSNNQQVISILNLKSEDVERILCHTLNFSQALIVIQAYNHHVDWACLIYNHCILSGQTKYLKDFLAVKKLTPSLVEDCARRYRLEKNITHTMMDNMKTLVSELSDVECKYMLASQLGFKNIIETMLNDPMIGAYLKDTVWKKGYNTN